Proteins encoded by one window of Chondromyces crocatus:
- a CDS encoding aldehyde dehydrogenase family protein, producing MDESPYSIRWTPTHPRWSTRKKPGDFAMNGPGLSRVTRIDALPEPQRDRLLRSLREHGFHDDTVAAPPASTGPVDLILTHPIQETSDIAALVARSLEDPTLHAPGTSVSRRPPIDFERDVQPTARAIAQRLLERRDAITTALEHYETHDAIQDELNASLDLLTHLDQNRDYFVGRIRGVTSFLPLNQPLYAACCFGVVPALMSESVVIRPPTAMRTTFARLEEALALPPLLPQLRVAYDTDKKAFIQARREATEAVIFTGTLENAEQVRRAFGPEPLFIFNGSGHNPLVVTPTADVARAVASAMHIVLHNQGQDCSAPNALLVHRSVLPAFCDHLVQQLHGIRDRVGPFHERRTLVGPNTDPEAPLLVARRLAQWARQPGCTLLHGGEVNPVSGIIWPTVLVAPLRQRALPAQIGLTEWYAPVFLIHPYDDETQLPWYFEHPAYRRNAMYVTVFGQSPYLRSLVDRGLHTPENLLVDTDLRRTERGFLPFGGNGLGASHLHHRGRCLPGATLPQRDIYLHLVRSSPP from the coding sequence ATGGACGAGAGCCCTTATTCCATCCGCTGGACGCCCACCCACCCTCGGTGGAGCACCCGCAAGAAGCCTGGCGACTTCGCGATGAACGGGCCAGGCCTCTCCAGGGTCACCCGCATCGACGCCCTTCCGGAACCCCAGCGCGATCGCCTGCTCAGGAGCCTCCGCGAGCACGGATTCCATGACGACACCGTGGCGGCTCCACCAGCTTCGACCGGCCCGGTGGACCTCATACTCACCCACCCCATCCAGGAGACGAGCGACATCGCCGCGCTCGTCGCCCGGAGCCTCGAAGACCCGACCCTGCACGCGCCAGGGACCAGCGTCTCCCGGCGGCCTCCCATCGACTTCGAACGTGACGTCCAGCCCACCGCCCGCGCCATCGCCCAGCGCCTCCTCGAGCGACGCGACGCCATCACCACGGCCCTGGAGCACTACGAGACCCACGACGCCATCCAGGACGAACTCAACGCCTCGCTCGATCTCCTCACTCACCTCGACCAGAACCGCGACTACTTCGTCGGTCGCATCCGCGGCGTCACCTCGTTCCTCCCCCTGAACCAGCCGCTCTACGCCGCGTGCTGCTTCGGCGTCGTCCCTGCGCTGATGTCCGAAAGCGTCGTCATCCGGCCCCCCACCGCCATGCGCACGACGTTCGCCCGCCTCGAAGAGGCCCTCGCCCTCCCTCCCCTCCTCCCCCAGCTCCGCGTCGCCTACGACACCGACAAGAAGGCCTTCATCCAGGCGCGCCGCGAGGCCACCGAGGCCGTCATCTTCACGGGCACCCTGGAGAACGCCGAGCAGGTCCGCCGCGCCTTCGGCCCCGAGCCCCTCTTCATCTTCAACGGCTCCGGCCACAACCCCCTCGTCGTCACCCCCACCGCCGACGTCGCGCGCGCCGTCGCCAGCGCCATGCACATCGTCCTCCACAACCAAGGGCAGGACTGCTCGGCGCCGAACGCCCTCCTCGTCCATCGCAGCGTCCTGCCTGCGTTCTGCGACCACCTCGTCCAGCAGCTCCACGGAATCCGCGACCGCGTCGGCCCCTTCCACGAGCGCCGCACCCTCGTCGGCCCCAACACCGATCCCGAAGCCCCCCTGCTCGTCGCCCGCCGGCTCGCCCAGTGGGCCCGGCAGCCCGGATGCACGCTCCTCCACGGCGGCGAGGTCAACCCCGTGAGCGGCATCATCTGGCCCACCGTCCTCGTCGCCCCGCTACGCCAGCGCGCCCTCCCCGCCCAGATCGGCCTCACCGAGTGGTACGCCCCCGTCTTCCTGATCCACCCCTACGACGACGAGACGCAGCTCCCCTGGTACTTCGAGCACCCCGCCTACCGCCGCAACGCCATGTACGTCACGGTCTTCGGCCAGAGCCCCTACCTCCGGAGCCTCGTCGATCGCGGCCTCCACACCCCCGAAAATCTGCTCGTCGACACCGACCTTCGCCGCACCGAACGCGGCTTCCTCCCCTTCGGCGGCAACGGCCTCGGCGCATCTCATCTCCACCACCGAGGCCGATGCCTCCCGGGCGCCACCCTCCCCCAGCGCGACATCTACCTCCACCTCGTCCGCAGCAGCCCTCCGTGA
- a CDS encoding lysine--tRNA ligase yields MRHGSRIDDGDARARQSVPPSPPCFEVTHTIDGLKSDFDAIAETGRPVAVASRVRARRDLGSLQFIDLAPGRLDEHVQVVIDPSTLGEREAKILRTVALGDFVGVTGDCVRTRRGEPSVKASSLTVLTRALRSLPDFKREAAIDPEPLARRPELSMLLGAKRDTLRRRAKMLQALRVHLSAEGFTELEVPVLHAGLGGAEQRPLETHLKGFDEVQFLALSPELDLKRAIVGGFDRVFAIARTFRDEGARHELPPETTALGLQETFADARTMRTSMEVLFAVACRALHGGDTRCRWQTQTLDFSPGWRRIEMLPAVAEATGLDVATLSPEGLAARCRERSLHIGFDRATSGRAGLLARLRAVGLSLPAGSPDDLPTSQLEALLRRHHLHLPMDLHAPWNILIAGLFERYVAPQLIQPCHVLLPPARPSVLCKEALGNPLPNGERLVDRCESYVAGMMIGHARTEQNDPSLHRRFLEDQEQLHAEDAGIARPRNEPLIAAMEHGMPPCGGLDLQIDRMAMLLTDGETLDDVIAFPFQHRD; encoded by the coding sequence ATGAGACATGGATCTCGCATCGACGACGGCGATGCTCGAGCGCGGCAGAGTGTCCCGCCTTCACCTCCCTGCTTCGAGGTCACCCACACGATCGACGGGCTGAAGAGTGATTTCGACGCCATCGCGGAGACGGGCAGACCCGTCGCCGTCGCCTCGCGGGTGCGCGCTCGGCGCGATCTCGGCTCGTTGCAGTTCATCGATCTGGCGCCGGGCCGGCTCGACGAGCACGTGCAGGTGGTGATCGATCCCAGCACCCTCGGAGAGAGGGAAGCGAAGATCCTCAGGACGGTCGCGCTCGGTGATTTCGTGGGCGTCACCGGCGACTGCGTGCGCACGCGCCGGGGAGAGCCGAGCGTGAAGGCGTCGAGCCTCACCGTCCTCACACGAGCGCTCCGGTCGCTGCCCGACTTCAAGCGGGAGGCCGCCATCGACCCGGAGCCCCTCGCGCGGAGGCCCGAGCTGTCCATGCTGCTCGGGGCCAAGCGGGACACGCTGCGACGGCGCGCAAAGATGCTCCAGGCCCTGCGAGTGCATCTGTCCGCCGAGGGATTCACCGAACTCGAAGTGCCCGTGCTGCACGCGGGGCTCGGAGGCGCCGAGCAACGCCCCCTGGAGACCCACCTCAAGGGCTTCGACGAGGTCCAGTTCCTCGCCCTGTCACCGGAACTCGATCTGAAGCGAGCGATCGTCGGCGGGTTCGACCGCGTCTTCGCCATCGCGCGCACGTTTCGCGACGAGGGGGCGCGTCACGAGCTTCCGCCCGAGACCACGGCCCTGGGTCTCCAGGAGACGTTCGCGGACGCACGGACGATGCGCACGAGCATGGAAGTGCTCTTCGCCGTGGCGTGCAGAGCGCTTCACGGCGGCGACACCAGGTGCCGCTGGCAGACGCAAACGCTCGATTTCTCACCGGGATGGCGCCGCATCGAGATGCTGCCTGCGGTCGCGGAGGCCACCGGCCTCGACGTCGCCACCCTCTCTCCCGAAGGCCTCGCCGCTCGGTGCCGTGAGCGCTCGCTGCACATCGGGTTCGATCGCGCGACCTCGGGGCGCGCCGGGCTACTCGCGCGCCTCCGCGCCGTGGGCCTCTCCCTCCCCGCTGGGAGCCCGGACGATCTGCCGACCTCGCAGCTCGAAGCCCTGCTCCGTCGCCACCACCTCCATCTCCCCATGGATCTGCACGCCCCCTGGAACATCCTGATCGCCGGTCTCTTCGAGCGGTATGTCGCCCCGCAGCTCATCCAGCCTTGCCACGTCTTGCTTCCCCCGGCGCGCCCCTCGGTGCTGTGCAAGGAGGCGCTCGGGAACCCCTTGCCGAACGGCGAGCGGCTCGTCGACCGCTGCGAGTCCTACGTGGCGGGCATGATGATCGGGCACGCTCGCACCGAGCAGAACGACCCCTCGCTCCACCGCCGGTTCCTCGAAGACCAGGAGCAGCTCCACGCCGAAGACGCGGGAATCGCTCGGCCCAGAAACGAGCCGCTCATCGCCGCCATGGAGCACGGCATGCCTCCCTGCGGTGGACTCGATCTCCAGATCGACCGCATGGCCATGCTGCTCACGGACGGCGAAACCCTCGACGACGTCATCGCCTTTCCCTTCCAGCACCGGGACTGA
- a CDS encoding ATP-binding protein yields MTSTASGLLSDLVLVRMHGRAEDYLRAREHERLALLATCRNEATVPDLAERIVARTIYAQAASRSAPLRELVQNALDASPRGARIEIRLSEDGREILVSDQGPGMTRTELLEDLLVPFRSAKEGEPATIGEHGIGFFSALEIAPCVEVVSLTRAGAHRLRVEPYGEGPPYRDFTWSIGPVTRRGWYGMRGATGTTVRLMLATPTTRATLAADLATVVGLVDPAEARVYLNGLLVNTARSRLRRVATAPVGRLPGGRIVGDLTLYVGRGEGIEPQLTVLQKGLTVSARMDPFLGSELGLHRDLARAITTAGYGIVVELPLGVPLNKGRSAVAANASAAVETALTAAFERFMLGDALYDRELLRAVDHRMSSVLDRLIAAAMLGDPIPPVVTPPPPEGAARTPTVAAPEEVVRFASGLLDAPLFVLITYDDELTPTRVPSTLRQLIDAHRCGLLRPQDGRAPIPGRLHLPLDEPLAQALWRRLAVSSPQTVVLDPPSRPAPIPVSRTSRDVLLSRAGHLGGTRTVAGAMVLLEKIDAAISQSADLATSPVWIHQDLYGPDEMAHTDGSGISVNLASARVRALIASALASDDWAALSALVDLMLHEKAHVSLASFIPRAQAEHGTSFYRRKEWLRRRLLYAIELGIVADPMRWLVVVRRGLDMDAGGLVLPTTEALASALVEPLAGSAVAA; encoded by the coding sequence ATGACATCGACAGCGAGCGGGCTGCTCTCGGATCTGGTGCTGGTGCGCATGCACGGCCGCGCGGAGGATTACCTGCGCGCTCGAGAGCACGAGCGCCTCGCGCTCCTCGCCACCTGCCGCAACGAGGCCACCGTCCCGGACCTCGCCGAGCGCATCGTCGCCAGGACCATCTACGCCCAGGCCGCCTCACGCTCTGCCCCGCTCCGCGAGCTGGTGCAGAACGCGCTGGACGCCTCCCCCCGAGGCGCTCGCATCGAGATCCGACTCAGCGAAGACGGCCGCGAGATCCTGGTCTCCGATCAGGGCCCCGGCATGACCCGCACCGAGCTCCTGGAGGACCTGCTCGTCCCGTTCCGCAGCGCCAAGGAAGGAGAGCCCGCAACCATCGGCGAGCATGGCATCGGCTTCTTCTCCGCGCTCGAGATCGCTCCGTGCGTCGAGGTGGTCAGCTTGACCCGGGCCGGCGCCCACCGCCTCCGCGTCGAGCCGTATGGCGAGGGCCCTCCTTACCGCGACTTCACCTGGAGCATCGGCCCCGTGACCCGCCGCGGCTGGTACGGCATGCGCGGCGCGACCGGGACGACCGTGCGGCTGATGCTCGCCACGCCCACCACGCGCGCCACGCTCGCCGCCGACCTCGCCACGGTCGTCGGGCTCGTCGATCCGGCCGAGGCGCGCGTCTACCTGAACGGCCTCCTGGTGAACACCGCCCGGAGCCGCCTGCGCCGCGTCGCCACGGCCCCCGTCGGCCGGCTCCCCGGCGGCCGCATCGTTGGCGACCTGACGCTGTACGTCGGGCGCGGCGAGGGCATCGAACCCCAGCTCACCGTGCTGCAAAAGGGGCTGACCGTCTCTGCGCGCATGGACCCCTTCCTCGGTTCGGAGCTCGGCCTCCACCGCGATCTGGCCCGCGCCATCACCACGGCGGGCTACGGCATCGTCGTCGAACTTCCCCTGGGCGTCCCGCTGAACAAGGGCCGCTCCGCGGTCGCGGCGAACGCCTCCGCTGCCGTCGAGACCGCACTCACCGCGGCGTTCGAGCGCTTCATGCTCGGCGACGCCCTCTACGACCGGGAGCTGCTCCGCGCCGTCGATCACCGCATGTCCTCCGTCCTCGATCGCCTGATCGCCGCGGCAATGCTCGGCGACCCCATCCCTCCCGTCGTGACGCCACCCCCTCCCGAAGGTGCGGCGCGCACGCCCACGGTGGCGGCTCCCGAGGAGGTGGTGCGCTTCGCCTCCGGCCTGCTCGACGCGCCCCTCTTCGTCCTCATCACCTACGACGACGAGCTGACCCCGACCCGCGTCCCCTCGACCCTCCGACAGCTCATCGACGCCCACCGGTGTGGCCTCTTGCGCCCCCAGGACGGCCGCGCCCCCATCCCTGGACGCTTGCACCTGCCGCTGGATGAGCCGCTCGCCCAGGCGCTCTGGCGCCGACTGGCCGTGTCGAGCCCCCAGACGGTCGTCCTCGACCCCCCCTCGCGCCCGGCCCCCATCCCCGTGTCCAGGACCTCCCGCGATGTGCTGCTGAGCCGCGCCGGCCACCTCGGAGGCACGCGCACCGTGGCGGGCGCGATGGTCCTGCTCGAGAAGATCGACGCCGCCATCTCGCAGTCCGCGGATCTCGCCACCTCGCCCGTGTGGATCCACCAGGATCTCTACGGCCCCGACGAGATGGCCCACACGGACGGGAGCGGCATCAGCGTGAACCTCGCCTCGGCGCGCGTGCGTGCCCTGATCGCCTCGGCACTCGCCAGCGACGACTGGGCAGCGCTCAGCGCGCTCGTCGACCTGATGCTCCACGAGAAGGCCCACGTCTCGCTCGCAAGCTTCATCCCACGAGCGCAAGCGGAGCACGGAACCAGCTTCTACCGACGCAAGGAATGGCTGAGGCGACGGCTGCTGTACGCCATCGAGCTCGGCATCGTGGCCGATCCGATGCGCTGGCTCGTGGTGGTGCGGCGCGGCCTCGACATGGATGCCGGCGGCCTGGTGCTGCCGACGACCGAGGCGCTCGCGTCGGCCCTGGTGGAGCCGCTGGCGGGCAGCGCGGTGGCCGCCTAG
- a CDS encoding ATP-binding protein, producing the protein MHRRDGERDSERDDARLGFAPGDAGLCFVGPLYELCAIGLCRPALEAFCAGARSVESAVSFLTETDASVSFPSPSPLPSPRPHGHPHVAPVIDRAYLLKILAEEVGRQFGHPLRPIVELVLNAVDASASAQRPTVEVIVEDGHVDVLDEGDGMSLRTVLSRLLIPFATDKRPGVDLGRFGVGFFSVLSFGLAHPEGFALQLTTGEGSDGWVMRVIAGGPDPTALLCSVRRVSPHRGTRVRVSSPLLHADAVRAYLRETLHFFPAERAIVCVDGVSINDGSLISGGQLLNDTPLGRTPPASSPSGRFHMGGRGLCASISAATFHAGVKVEPCLAVAELALLDFPDAVELTEGRDALKPGPALDAMASAFYRRLVRYAENSGADRATRDRLAEVAAQISALMLRSAGWSHSAVELATALLGPERYLVTPDRREPVLGFFGPAITERLFVPESFWAERQWQPHLPGERELLERELTIQPPESLATAARRRPDLTGLAMLAARTSTSSTTQIALCRPAPRALAPIDEGAPSPGLRPPLCAPPDDLVTAAGPLPCLATRRFILIREDSPALRDPGGWRGWYALRAAFDRAAGLREPEFERDLIVGEALGTHGPGLVRPEEHAPHPAGVHIPRPGVIVAGGAR; encoded by the coding sequence GTGCATCGACGTGACGGGGAGCGGGACAGCGAACGAGACGATGCGCGGCTCGGGTTCGCTCCGGGCGACGCTGGACTGTGCTTCGTGGGTCCGCTCTACGAGCTGTGTGCCATCGGACTCTGCCGACCCGCCCTGGAGGCCTTCTGCGCGGGAGCCAGGTCGGTCGAGAGCGCCGTTTCTTTCCTGACCGAGACCGACGCTTCCGTCTCGTTCCCTTCCCCCTCCCCGCTGCCTTCGCCGCGGCCTCACGGCCATCCCCACGTCGCCCCGGTCATCGACCGAGCCTACCTGCTGAAGATTCTTGCGGAGGAGGTCGGACGCCAGTTCGGCCATCCCCTCCGCCCCATCGTGGAGCTGGTGCTCAACGCCGTCGACGCCAGCGCGAGCGCCCAGCGACCCACCGTGGAGGTCATCGTCGAAGACGGGCACGTCGACGTGCTCGACGAAGGGGACGGGATGAGCCTCCGCACCGTTCTCTCGCGTCTGCTCATCCCCTTCGCCACCGACAAGCGCCCCGGCGTGGATCTCGGCCGCTTCGGCGTGGGGTTCTTCTCCGTCCTCAGCTTCGGCCTGGCGCACCCCGAGGGGTTTGCCCTCCAGCTCACCACCGGAGAAGGCAGCGACGGGTGGGTCATGCGTGTCATCGCCGGCGGCCCCGACCCCACCGCCCTCCTCTGCTCGGTCCGGCGCGTCTCGCCCCATCGCGGGACCCGGGTCCGCGTCTCGTCCCCCCTGCTCCACGCCGACGCGGTGAGGGCATACCTGCGCGAGACCCTCCATTTCTTCCCGGCCGAGCGGGCCATCGTGTGCGTGGACGGCGTGTCGATCAACGACGGGAGCCTGATCAGCGGTGGGCAGCTCCTCAATGACACTCCGCTCGGCCGCACACCGCCGGCCTCCTCGCCTTCGGGCCGCTTTCACATGGGCGGGCGCGGCCTCTGCGCCAGCATCTCTGCGGCCACGTTCCACGCAGGCGTCAAGGTCGAGCCTTGTCTCGCCGTCGCCGAGCTGGCGCTCCTCGACTTCCCCGACGCGGTGGAGCTGACCGAGGGGCGTGACGCGCTCAAGCCGGGTCCCGCCCTCGACGCCATGGCGTCCGCCTTCTACCGCCGCCTGGTGCGCTATGCCGAGAACAGCGGCGCCGATCGCGCGACCCGCGACCGCCTCGCCGAGGTGGCCGCGCAGATCAGCGCGCTGATGCTGCGCTCCGCTGGCTGGAGCCACAGTGCCGTCGAGCTGGCCACGGCGCTGCTCGGGCCCGAGCGCTACCTCGTGACGCCCGATCGCCGCGAGCCCGTCCTCGGCTTCTTCGGCCCTGCGATCACCGAGCGCTTGTTCGTGCCGGAGAGCTTCTGGGCGGAGCGGCAGTGGCAACCTCATCTCCCCGGTGAACGAGAGCTCCTCGAGCGCGAGCTGACCATCCAGCCGCCCGAGTCCCTGGCGACCGCCGCGCGCCGTCGGCCCGATCTCACCGGCCTTGCCATGCTCGCCGCGCGGACCTCGACCTCCTCCACCACCCAGATCGCGCTCTGCCGCCCCGCGCCGCGCGCGCTGGCCCCCATCGACGAGGGGGCCCCATCCCCGGGCCTGCGCCCGCCCCTCTGCGCTCCGCCGGACGATCTGGTGACCGCCGCCGGTCCGTTGCCATGCCTGGCCACACGGCGCTTCATCTTGATCCGCGAAGACAGCCCCGCCTTGCGCGACCCTGGAGGGTGGCGAGGCTGGTACGCCCTGCGCGCCGCGTTCGACCGGGCCGCGGGGCTGCGCGAGCCGGAGTTCGAGCGCGATCTCATCGTCGGCGAGGCGCTCGGGACCCACGGCCCTGGCCTGGTTCGCCCCGAGGAGCACGCCCCCCACCCAGCGGGAGTCCACATCCCGCGTCCTGGAGTGATCGTGGCAGGAGGAGCGCGATGA
- a CDS encoding YihY/virulence factor BrkB family protein encodes MLLFLRKIGRATVEHRWTRVLRSVIDNLDKHDAPRAASAIAFDAFLSLIPLVALAGHVLSRLHQSTALFLDPLIRAAPRDVSQLVTSEFQRMADSSVVAPLSVVGFVWVSSSGLSTAMGVFETIYGSTARPWYHRRALAACCVLASLVGFPAVAMLGVLLATISGSTGAQVVALALPAGLLVLLVAAFFRIAIAERPGLKRPVFPGAALTVVLWVVVSALFSLYVARLARYTTFYGNLATAAIFLFWLWLLALALFVGGELNARLERERTTSIPPASGRSFLRRSFPPPRPSFPPPRPESNQDEDGAGAARSRTA; translated from the coding sequence GTGCTCCTCTTTCTGCGCAAGATCGGGCGCGCAACCGTGGAGCACCGCTGGACGCGCGTGCTGCGCAGCGTCATCGACAACCTCGACAAACACGACGCGCCCCGGGCTGCGAGCGCCATCGCCTTCGACGCCTTCCTCAGCCTGATCCCGCTCGTCGCGCTGGCAGGGCACGTGCTGAGCCGGCTGCACCAGAGCACGGCGCTGTTCCTCGACCCGCTGATCCGCGCGGCGCCGCGGGACGTGTCCCAGCTCGTGACGTCGGAGTTCCAGCGGATGGCCGACTCGTCGGTGGTGGCTCCGCTGAGCGTGGTGGGGTTCGTGTGGGTGTCGTCGTCTGGTCTGTCCACCGCGATGGGGGTGTTCGAGACCATCTACGGGAGCACGGCGCGCCCCTGGTACCACCGGCGGGCGCTCGCGGCGTGCTGTGTGCTCGCAAGTCTGGTGGGCTTTCCCGCGGTGGCCATGCTGGGCGTGCTCCTCGCCACCATCTCCGGCTCCACGGGCGCCCAGGTGGTGGCGCTGGCGTTGCCGGCCGGGCTCCTGGTTCTCCTCGTCGCGGCCTTCTTCCGGATCGCGATCGCCGAGCGCCCTGGTCTGAAGCGGCCCGTGTTTCCCGGGGCCGCGTTGACCGTGGTGCTCTGGGTCGTGGTCTCCGCGCTGTTCTCGCTCTACGTGGCGCGGCTCGCCCGGTACACGACGTTCTACGGCAACCTGGCCACCGCCGCGATCTTCCTGTTCTGGCTATGGCTGCTGGCGCTGGCGCTGTTCGTGGGCGGTGAGCTGAACGCGCGGCTCGAGCGAGAGCGCACGACCTCGATCCCCCCGGCGTCGGGGCGCTCGTTCCTGCGTCGTTCGTTCCCGCCGCCGCGCCCCTCGTTCCCGCCGCCGCGCCCCGAGTCCAACCAGGACGAGGACGGCGCCGGCGCCGCTAGATCCCGTACTGCCTGA